In a single window of the Platichthys flesus chromosome 5, fPlaFle2.1, whole genome shotgun sequence genome:
- the tnpo2b gene encoding transportin-2 isoform X2 has translation MDWQPNEQGLQQVLQLLKDSQSPDTATQRAVQEKLEQLNQFPDFNNYLIFVLTSLKSEDEPTRSLSGLILKNNVKAHYQNFPPNVADFIKRECLNNIGDPSPLIRATIGILITTIASKGELQTWPELLPQLCNLLNSDDYNTCEGSFGALQKICEDSSELLDSDALDRPLNIMIPKFLQFFKHCSPKIRSHAIACVNQFIIGRAQALMDNIDTFIECLFALAGDEDSEVRKNVCRALVMLLEVRIDRLIPHMHSIIQYMLQRTQDPDENVALEACEFWLTLAEQPICKEALSGHLVQLIPILVNGMKYSEIDIILLKGDVEEDEAVPDSEQDIKPRFHKSRTVTLQHEGGEGEEGEDIDEDEDDDDDTLSDWNLRKCSAAALDVLANVFREELLPHLLPLLKGLLFHPDWVIKESGILVLGAIAEGCMQGMVPYLPELIPHLIQCLCDKKALVRSIACWTLSRYAHWVVGQPPDSHLKPLMTELLKRILDGNKRVQEAACSAFATLEEEACTELVPYLSFILDTLVFAFGKYQHKNLLILYDAIGTLADSVGHHLNQTEYIQKLMPPLIAKWNELKDEDKDLFPLLECLSSVATALQSGFLPYCEPVYQRCVTLVQKTLAQAMMYSQQPDQYEAPDKDFMIVALDLLSGLAEGLGGHVDTLVARSNIMTLLFQCMQDTMPEVRQSSFALLGDLTKACFPHVKPCIAEFMPILGTNLNPEFISVCNNATWAIGEICMQMGVEMQPYIAIVLNQLVEIINRPNTPKTLLENTAITIGRLGYVCPQEVAPMLPQFIRPWCTSLRNIRDNEEKDSAFRGICMMIGVNPGGVVQDFIFFCDAVASWVNPKDDLRDMFYKILHGFKEQVGEENWQQFSEQFPPLLKERLAACYGV, from the exons AAACTGGAGCAACTTAATCAGTTTCCAGATTTCAACAACTATCTCATCTTTGTCCTCACAAGCCTCAAATCTGAGG ATGAACCCACTCGCTCTTTGAGCGGTTTGATACTGAAGAACAATGTGAAGGCTCACTACCAGAACTTTCCTCCCAATGTGGCTGACTTCATCAAACGAGAATGCCTCAACAACATTGGAGACCCTTCACCGCTCATCAGAGCTACGATCG GTATCCTGATCACGACCATAGCCTCTAAAGGAGAGCTGCAGACGTGGCCAGAACTGTTGCCTCAGCTCTGTAATCTGCTCAACTCCGATGACTATAACACCTGCGAG GGTTCTTTTGGAGCTCTGCAGAAAATCTGTGAGGACTCTTCTGAGTTGTTGGATAGCGATGCTCTGGACAGACCTCTCAACATTATGATCCCAAAATTCCTCCAGTTTTTCAAGCATTGCAGCCCCAAGATCAG atCCCATGCTATAGCATGTGTGAACCAGTTCATCATTGGTCGAGCTCAGGCTCTGATGGATAACATAGACACCTTCATTGAG TGTCTGTTTGCACTGGCCGGGGACGAGGACAGCGAAGTGCGGAAGAACGTGTGCAGGGCTCTCGTCATGCTGCTGGAAGTCCGCATTGACCGCCTCatcccacacatgcacagcatcATCCAG TACATGCTGCAGCGCACCCAGGACCCAGATGAGAACGTGGCTCTGGAGGCCTGTGAGTTCTGGCTGACTCTGGCTGAACAGCCCATCTGCAAAGAGGCCCTCTCTGGCCACTTGGTCCA gcTGATTCCTATCCTGGTGAATGGGATGAAATACTCTGAGATTGACATCATTCTTCTAAAG GGCGACGTTGAAGAGGATGAGGCAGTTCCAGACAGTGAGCAGGATATCAAACCTCGCTTCCACAAATCCCGCACCGTCACCCTGCAGCACGAAGGAGGGGAGggcgaggagggggaggacattgatgaagacgaggatgatgatgatgatacgCTGTCTGACTGGAACCTAC GGAAGTGCTCGGCAGCAGCTCTGGACGTCCTTGCCAACGTGTTTCGTGAGGAATTGCTCCCCCATCTTTTACCCCTGCTGAAAGGTCTGCTTTTCCATCCTGACTGGGTCATCAAGGAGTCTGGCATCCTTGTCCTGGGGGCTATTGCTGAGG GCTGCATGCAAGGCATGGTTCCTTACTTGCCTGAGCTCATCCCCCACCtcattcagtgtttgtgtgacaagAAAGCTCTGGTCCGCTCCATCGCTTGCTGGACTCTTAGCCGCTACGCACACTGGGTGGTCGGCCAGCCCCCTGACTCCCATCTCAAACCCCTCATGACTGAGCTGCTCAAACGCATCCTGGATGGCAACAAGAGGGTGCAGGAGGCGGCCTGCAG TGCGTTCGCCACTCTAGAGGAAGAGGCGTGTACAGAGCTGGTGCCCTATCTGAGCTTCATCCTGGACACGCTGGTTTTTGCATTCGGGAAGTATCAGCACAAGAACCTGCTCATTCTTTATGATGCCATAGGAACACTGGCAGACTCAGTGGGACACCATCTGAACCAAACT GAGTACATACAGAAACTGATGCCTCCACTGATTGCCAAGTGGAACGAGCTGAAGGATGAAGACAAAGATCTCTTCCCATTGCTGGAGTGTCTGTCGTCTGTTGCCACAGCGTTGCAGAGCGGCTTCCTCCCCTACTGCGAGCCTGTTTACCAGCGTTGTGTCACCCTTGTCCAGAAGACACTGGCTCAGGCCATG ATGTACAGTCAGCAGCCAGACCAGTACGAGGCTCCCGACAAGGACTTCATGATCGTGGCTCTGGATCTTTTAAGTGGCTTGGCTGAGGGGCTTGGGGGCCATGTGGACACACTTGTGGCTCGCAGTAACATCATGACTCTGCTTTTCCAGTGCATGCAG GATACGATGCCTGAAGTAAGACAGAGTTCATTTGCTCTACTGGGTGACTTGACCAAGGCATGCTTCCCTCATGTCAAACCATGTATTG ctgaattcATGCCGATCCTCGGGACAAATCTTAATCCAGAGTTCATCTCTGTCTGCAACAATGCAACTTGGGCCATCGGAGAGatctgcatgcagatgg GAGTGGAGATGCAGCCGTACATTGCCATTGTCCTGAACCAGCTGGTAGAGATTATTAATCGACCCAACACCCCCAAGACCCTGCTGGAGAACACTG CAATCACCATCGGTCGACTGGGATATGTGTGTCCTCAGGAGGTCGCTCCCATGCTGCCGCAGTTTATCCGACCTTG GTGCACATCTCTGCGGAACATCCGAGACAACGAGGAGAAAGACTCTGCCTTCCGTGGGATTTGCATGATGATTGGTGTGAACCCAGGAGGAGTGGTGCAG gacttcatcttcttctgtgaTGCGGTGGCGTCCTGGGTGAATCCTAAAGATGATCTGAGAGACATGTTCTACAAG ATCCTGCATGGTTTTAAGGAGCAGGTTGGTGAGGAGAACTGGCAGCAGTTCTCAGAGCAGTTCCCCCCACTGCTGAAGGAGAGACTGGCAGCGTGCTATGGCGTTTAG
- the tnpo2b gene encoding transportin-2 isoform X1, which translates to MSCRMDWQPNEQGLQQVLQLLKDSQSPDTATQRAVQEKLEQLNQFPDFNNYLIFVLTSLKSEDEPTRSLSGLILKNNVKAHYQNFPPNVADFIKRECLNNIGDPSPLIRATIGILITTIASKGELQTWPELLPQLCNLLNSDDYNTCEGSFGALQKICEDSSELLDSDALDRPLNIMIPKFLQFFKHCSPKIRSHAIACVNQFIIGRAQALMDNIDTFIECLFALAGDEDSEVRKNVCRALVMLLEVRIDRLIPHMHSIIQYMLQRTQDPDENVALEACEFWLTLAEQPICKEALSGHLVQLIPILVNGMKYSEIDIILLKGDVEEDEAVPDSEQDIKPRFHKSRTVTLQHEGGEGEEGEDIDEDEDDDDDTLSDWNLRKCSAAALDVLANVFREELLPHLLPLLKGLLFHPDWVIKESGILVLGAIAEGCMQGMVPYLPELIPHLIQCLCDKKALVRSIACWTLSRYAHWVVGQPPDSHLKPLMTELLKRILDGNKRVQEAACSAFATLEEEACTELVPYLSFILDTLVFAFGKYQHKNLLILYDAIGTLADSVGHHLNQTEYIQKLMPPLIAKWNELKDEDKDLFPLLECLSSVATALQSGFLPYCEPVYQRCVTLVQKTLAQAMMYSQQPDQYEAPDKDFMIVALDLLSGLAEGLGGHVDTLVARSNIMTLLFQCMQDTMPEVRQSSFALLGDLTKACFPHVKPCIAEFMPILGTNLNPEFISVCNNATWAIGEICMQMGVEMQPYIAIVLNQLVEIINRPNTPKTLLENTAITIGRLGYVCPQEVAPMLPQFIRPWCTSLRNIRDNEEKDSAFRGICMMIGVNPGGVVQDFIFFCDAVASWVNPKDDLRDMFYKILHGFKEQVGEENWQQFSEQFPPLLKERLAACYGV; encoded by the exons AAACTGGAGCAACTTAATCAGTTTCCAGATTTCAACAACTATCTCATCTTTGTCCTCACAAGCCTCAAATCTGAGG ATGAACCCACTCGCTCTTTGAGCGGTTTGATACTGAAGAACAATGTGAAGGCTCACTACCAGAACTTTCCTCCCAATGTGGCTGACTTCATCAAACGAGAATGCCTCAACAACATTGGAGACCCTTCACCGCTCATCAGAGCTACGATCG GTATCCTGATCACGACCATAGCCTCTAAAGGAGAGCTGCAGACGTGGCCAGAACTGTTGCCTCAGCTCTGTAATCTGCTCAACTCCGATGACTATAACACCTGCGAG GGTTCTTTTGGAGCTCTGCAGAAAATCTGTGAGGACTCTTCTGAGTTGTTGGATAGCGATGCTCTGGACAGACCTCTCAACATTATGATCCCAAAATTCCTCCAGTTTTTCAAGCATTGCAGCCCCAAGATCAG atCCCATGCTATAGCATGTGTGAACCAGTTCATCATTGGTCGAGCTCAGGCTCTGATGGATAACATAGACACCTTCATTGAG TGTCTGTTTGCACTGGCCGGGGACGAGGACAGCGAAGTGCGGAAGAACGTGTGCAGGGCTCTCGTCATGCTGCTGGAAGTCCGCATTGACCGCCTCatcccacacatgcacagcatcATCCAG TACATGCTGCAGCGCACCCAGGACCCAGATGAGAACGTGGCTCTGGAGGCCTGTGAGTTCTGGCTGACTCTGGCTGAACAGCCCATCTGCAAAGAGGCCCTCTCTGGCCACTTGGTCCA gcTGATTCCTATCCTGGTGAATGGGATGAAATACTCTGAGATTGACATCATTCTTCTAAAG GGCGACGTTGAAGAGGATGAGGCAGTTCCAGACAGTGAGCAGGATATCAAACCTCGCTTCCACAAATCCCGCACCGTCACCCTGCAGCACGAAGGAGGGGAGggcgaggagggggaggacattgatgaagacgaggatgatgatgatgatacgCTGTCTGACTGGAACCTAC GGAAGTGCTCGGCAGCAGCTCTGGACGTCCTTGCCAACGTGTTTCGTGAGGAATTGCTCCCCCATCTTTTACCCCTGCTGAAAGGTCTGCTTTTCCATCCTGACTGGGTCATCAAGGAGTCTGGCATCCTTGTCCTGGGGGCTATTGCTGAGG GCTGCATGCAAGGCATGGTTCCTTACTTGCCTGAGCTCATCCCCCACCtcattcagtgtttgtgtgacaagAAAGCTCTGGTCCGCTCCATCGCTTGCTGGACTCTTAGCCGCTACGCACACTGGGTGGTCGGCCAGCCCCCTGACTCCCATCTCAAACCCCTCATGACTGAGCTGCTCAAACGCATCCTGGATGGCAACAAGAGGGTGCAGGAGGCGGCCTGCAG TGCGTTCGCCACTCTAGAGGAAGAGGCGTGTACAGAGCTGGTGCCCTATCTGAGCTTCATCCTGGACACGCTGGTTTTTGCATTCGGGAAGTATCAGCACAAGAACCTGCTCATTCTTTATGATGCCATAGGAACACTGGCAGACTCAGTGGGACACCATCTGAACCAAACT GAGTACATACAGAAACTGATGCCTCCACTGATTGCCAAGTGGAACGAGCTGAAGGATGAAGACAAAGATCTCTTCCCATTGCTGGAGTGTCTGTCGTCTGTTGCCACAGCGTTGCAGAGCGGCTTCCTCCCCTACTGCGAGCCTGTTTACCAGCGTTGTGTCACCCTTGTCCAGAAGACACTGGCTCAGGCCATG ATGTACAGTCAGCAGCCAGACCAGTACGAGGCTCCCGACAAGGACTTCATGATCGTGGCTCTGGATCTTTTAAGTGGCTTGGCTGAGGGGCTTGGGGGCCATGTGGACACACTTGTGGCTCGCAGTAACATCATGACTCTGCTTTTCCAGTGCATGCAG GATACGATGCCTGAAGTAAGACAGAGTTCATTTGCTCTACTGGGTGACTTGACCAAGGCATGCTTCCCTCATGTCAAACCATGTATTG ctgaattcATGCCGATCCTCGGGACAAATCTTAATCCAGAGTTCATCTCTGTCTGCAACAATGCAACTTGGGCCATCGGAGAGatctgcatgcagatgg GAGTGGAGATGCAGCCGTACATTGCCATTGTCCTGAACCAGCTGGTAGAGATTATTAATCGACCCAACACCCCCAAGACCCTGCTGGAGAACACTG CAATCACCATCGGTCGACTGGGATATGTGTGTCCTCAGGAGGTCGCTCCCATGCTGCCGCAGTTTATCCGACCTTG GTGCACATCTCTGCGGAACATCCGAGACAACGAGGAGAAAGACTCTGCCTTCCGTGGGATTTGCATGATGATTGGTGTGAACCCAGGAGGAGTGGTGCAG gacttcatcttcttctgtgaTGCGGTGGCGTCCTGGGTGAATCCTAAAGATGATCTGAGAGACATGTTCTACAAG ATCCTGCATGGTTTTAAGGAGCAGGTTGGTGAGGAGAACTGGCAGCAGTTCTCAGAGCAGTTCCCCCCACTGCTGAAGGAGAGACTGGCAGCGTGCTATGGCGTTTAG